One Bacteroidota bacterium genomic window carries:
- a CDS encoding DNA polymerase III subunit alpha, which yields MYLNCHTYYSFKFGTMSTEQLLHEAKLKGCTQLALTDINNTSAVLDFVRLAPNYGIKPVVGIDFRNGAAQKFIGIAKNNDGFDELNRFLTAHLTHNQSIDDRAPVFENAYIIYPYQYLHACKEATNEANLKSTFTKIKDLASHEFIGIHARQLFSLQQVMKDFQPGEWQKKMLLLSPVTFRSKMDFNAHRLLRAMDHNMLLSKLPISEQALPDEIFYTSDELATQYNEFPQLISNTNQFLQACNIQFEYKQNKNLRYFTGTQQGDYDLLLKLCYENLPYRYPVQNEKVRERFKKEIEVITTQGFTSYFLINWDIVRYAQSQNYFYVGRGSGANSMVAYLLRITDVDPIDLDLYFERFINPSRTSPPDFDIDFSSTERADVTDYIFYRSPYGKSRNSTVALLGTYSEMKDNSIIRELGKVFGLPKAEIDDLVDNKRNPGTPDHIVQLIRKYGEHLYSFPNHLSVHAGGILISEKPITRYTALNNPPKGFPLTQFSMLEAEDVGLYKFDILAQRGLGKIRDAVTIIQNNQQVSIDIRNVQQFKEDPAIRKNLKEARLIGCFYVESPAMRMLLTKLQAETYLDLVAASSIIRPGVASSGMMREYILRSRGMKPSYQTPQAINEILHDTFGVMVYQEDVIKVAYHFAGLSFADADMLRRGMSGKYRGREEFKKVEQKFFSNCKQKGYPDTITKEVWRQIESFAGYAFSKGHSASYAVESYQCMFLKTHFPLEYMVAVINNGGGFYRPEIYFHEARLCGAIIHAPHINHSEAKTIIKGKVIYIGFDHLAEFETNVITQLINERKAHGVFSSLQNFMSRVDISVEQLRILIRVGAFEFTSRSKKQLLWDIHTQIGAQKKTSTRHELFEVEQREFTLPPLFHHSLDDAWDQIEILGFPLCSPFDLIKELADTNTKGNENQLSTTLTTLSLATEFKEHLGNLVRIVGYLVTRKRTRTKRGDEMCFGTFLDKAGNWIDTTHFPLIIKQFPFTGNGCYLLTGKVVEEFGFYSLDINEMKRLEYKVRSDSTVEQLS from the coding sequence ATGTACCTCAATTGCCACACCTACTATAGCTTTAAGTTTGGTACCATGAGCACCGAACAACTACTGCATGAGGCAAAACTAAAGGGATGCACCCAATTGGCCCTTACCGATATTAATAACACCTCGGCAGTTTTGGATTTTGTTAGACTGGCACCCAACTATGGAATTAAGCCCGTGGTGGGTATTGATTTTAGAAATGGCGCAGCACAAAAATTTATCGGAATTGCCAAAAACAACGATGGCTTTGACGAACTCAACCGTTTTCTTACGGCACACCTTACACACAATCAAAGTATCGATGACCGTGCTCCTGTCTTTGAAAACGCTTATATAATTTACCCCTATCAATACCTTCACGCATGTAAAGAAGCAACGAATGAAGCGAATTTGAAAAGCACATTTACTAAAATAAAAGACCTGGCCTCTCACGAATTTATTGGAATACATGCACGACAGCTGTTTTCACTACAACAAGTGATGAAGGATTTTCAACCCGGCGAATGGCAAAAAAAAATGCTGCTGCTTAGTCCGGTAACTTTTCGGAGTAAGATGGATTTTAATGCACATCGTTTGCTACGTGCCATGGACCATAACATGTTGCTCAGTAAACTCCCAATAAGCGAACAAGCACTCCCGGATGAAATTTTTTATACGAGCGATGAACTTGCTACACAGTACAACGAGTTTCCTCAACTTATAAGCAATACCAATCAATTTCTGCAGGCTTGCAACATTCAGTTTGAATACAAACAAAATAAGAACCTTCGCTATTTTACAGGGACTCAGCAAGGCGATTACGATTTGCTGCTGAAGCTATGCTACGAAAATTTACCCTACCGTTATCCTGTGCAGAACGAAAAAGTGCGTGAACGTTTTAAAAAGGAAATTGAAGTTATCACTACGCAAGGATTTACTTCTTACTTTTTGATTAATTGGGACATTGTTCGCTATGCACAATCGCAAAATTATTTTTATGTAGGCCGTGGAAGTGGCGCTAATTCAATGGTTGCCTACCTGCTGCGTATTACCGATGTAGATCCCATTGACCTCGATTTGTATTTCGAACGCTTCATCAATCCTTCTCGAACAAGCCCTCCCGATTTTGATATTGATTTTTCATCCACCGAACGTGCCGATGTTACCGATTATATTTTTTACCGTTCCCCTTACGGGAAAAGCCGAAACAGCACTGTTGCTTTGCTGGGAACATACAGCGAAATGAAAGACAATTCCATCATCCGCGAATTGGGAAAAGTATTCGGTTTGCCCAAAGCAGAAATTGATGACTTGGTGGATAATAAAAGAAATCCGGGCACACCCGATCACATTGTACAACTCATCCGCAAGTATGGCGAGCACTTGTATTCATTTCCCAATCACCTGAGTGTACATGCCGGAGGAATACTGATTTCAGAGAAACCCATTACGCGCTATACAGCACTTAACAATCCTCCCAAAGGTTTTCCGCTAACCCAGTTTAGTATGCTTGAAGCAGAAGATGTTGGCTTGTATAAGTTTGATATACTTGCCCAGCGCGGTTTAGGAAAAATAAGAGATGCTGTAACGATTATACAGAATAATCAGCAGGTATCCATTGATATCAGAAATGTTCAGCAATTTAAGGAAGACCCGGCGATTCGAAAAAATCTAAAAGAAGCCAGATTAATTGGATGCTTTTATGTTGAAAGTCCTGCCATGCGTATGTTGCTTACAAAACTGCAAGCCGAAACCTATCTCGATTTGGTTGCAGCTAGTTCTATCATCCGCCCCGGTGTAGCTTCGTCGGGAATGATGCGCGAGTATATTTTGCGTTCACGAGGTATGAAACCATCCTACCAAACTCCTCAGGCAATTAACGAAATTTTGCACGATACCTTTGGTGTAATGGTGTATCAAGAAGATGTGATAAAAGTGGCATATCACTTTGCAGGATTAAGTTTTGCCGATGCCGATATGCTGCGACGCGGAATGAGTGGTAAATACAGAGGGAGAGAAGAGTTTAAAAAAGTAGAGCAAAAATTTTTTAGCAATTGTAAACAAAAGGGATATCCCGATACTATCACAAAAGAAGTGTGGCGACAAATTGAAAGCTTTGCAGGATATGCGTTTAGCAAAGGACATTCGGCTTCCTATGCTGTTGAGAGCTATCAGTGCATGTTTTTAAAAACACATTTTCCGCTCGAGTACATGGTGGCTGTAATCAATAATGGCGGAGGTTTTTACCGCCCCGAAATTTATTTTCATGAAGCGCGTTTGTGCGGAGCAATAATTCATGCACCACACATCAACCACAGTGAAGCAAAAACTATCATTAAAGGCAAGGTAATTTACATTGGATTTGATCACCTAGCCGAATTTGAAACAAACGTTATTACTCAACTAATCAATGAACGTAAAGCGCACGGAGTATTCAGCTCTCTGCAAAATTTTATGAGCCGTGTGGATATTTCGGTGGAACAATTGCGCATACTCATTCGGGTAGGAGCATTTGAGTTTACGAGCCGTTCAAAGAAGCAACTTCTTTGGGACATTCACACGCAAATAGGGGCTCAAAAAAAGACAAGTACACGACACGAACTGTTTGAAGTGGAGCAACGCGAATTTACCCTGCCACCACTTTTTCATCATAGTTTAGACGATGCATGGGACCAGATTGAAATTTTAGGTTTCCCGCTCTGCTCGCCCTTCGACCTCATTAAAGAGCTTGCTGACACTAATACAAAAGGGAACGAAAATCAATTGAGCACAACTCTAACTACACTCAGTTTAGCAACAGAATTTAAGGAGCATCTTGGAAATTTAGTTCGTATTGTAGGCTATTTAGTTACACGCAAACGCACGCGTACCAAGCGAGGCGATGAAATGTGCTTCGGAACTTTTTTAGACAAAGCCGGCAACTGGATTGATACCACGCATTTTCCGCTTATTATAAAA
- the dinB gene encoding DNA polymerase IV, protein MHNNNKQLHSPYSWKGLEGEVNRTIVHMDLDSYFVSVSRLMHPELIGKPVLVGGSSDRGVVAACSYEARAFGIHSAMPMKLAKRLCPHALVVRGDYEEYSKRSDEVTQIIGEYVPLFERSSIDEFYMDFTGMDKFFGCYNYATELRRRIMRETGLPISFGMSPNKTVSKVATDEAKPNNQMKVDPGCEKSFLAPLSVKKIPMIGEKTYTLLRSMGIEKVHTLQQMPLELMQNVLGENGGSIWRKANGIDTSPVEPYSERKSISSEETFDTDTIDVQKLKNILIKMVEKLAFQLRSENKLTACVTVKIRYSNFDTHTMQCRIAHSSNDHVLIARVKELFEKLYSRRMLIRLIGVRFSNLVGGGYQINLFEDSEQLINLYQAMDKMRILYGPQAVHRAVALSNSLRTFNPFNGVSSSPDKKGKLNEEEYEYRLLITLPAKVKNELLNEKKHFAQHYGFLRAEKNIPQIELAVLQLDESKEQNLIETIEAVCVAQQPFEVQLCNFDVATPSNIHIPVKAARGGSDFSKTLRLKLQLPPSRATFHYRFSLLLAGELTGETFNKAQPEYQTKQYQTSFIAQSITLLKRKSAFEQCFSLGEFEFCNTGNLSGNS, encoded by the coding sequence ATGCACAACAACAATAAACAACTGCATAGTCCGTATAGTTGGAAAGGCCTCGAAGGCGAAGTGAACCGCACCATTGTGCACATGGATTTAGACAGCTATTTTGTTTCGGTATCGCGGCTCATGCATCCCGAATTGATTGGAAAACCTGTGTTGGTAGGCGGAAGCAGCGACAGGGGAGTGGTGGCAGCCTGCAGTTACGAAGCACGCGCCTTCGGAATTCATTCGGCAATGCCCATGAAACTGGCCAAACGCCTCTGCCCGCACGCCCTTGTGGTACGAGGCGATTACGAAGAATACAGCAAACGCTCCGACGAAGTAACACAGATTATTGGCGAATACGTTCCCCTTTTTGAACGCTCTTCTATTGACGAATTTTACATGGATTTTACCGGAATGGATAAGTTTTTTGGCTGCTACAACTATGCTACAGAACTACGCCGACGAATCATGCGCGAAACCGGACTTCCCATTTCATTTGGCATGTCGCCCAACAAAACGGTGAGCAAAGTCGCTACCGACGAAGCAAAACCCAACAACCAGATGAAGGTAGATCCGGGTTGCGAAAAATCTTTTTTGGCGCCACTTTCGGTAAAAAAAATTCCCATGATTGGCGAAAAAACCTATACACTGTTGCGCAGCATGGGAATAGAAAAAGTACATACACTGCAACAAATGCCCCTCGAATTAATGCAAAATGTACTGGGCGAAAATGGAGGCAGCATCTGGCGAAAAGCCAACGGAATTGATACTTCCCCGGTTGAGCCTTACAGCGAACGCAAAAGTATTTCGAGCGAAGAAACCTTCGATACCGATACCATTGACGTGCAAAAACTCAAGAACATTTTAATTAAAATGGTCGAAAAACTGGCCTTTCAACTTCGCAGCGAAAACAAACTAACTGCTTGTGTTACCGTTAAAATTAGGTATTCAAATTTTGATACACATACCATGCAATGCCGCATCGCGCATAGCTCCAACGATCATGTACTCATTGCACGCGTAAAAGAATTGTTCGAAAAATTGTATAGCCGGCGCATGCTCATTCGCCTCATTGGCGTGCGCTTTAGTAACCTCGTGGGCGGAGGCTATCAAATCAATTTATTTGAAGATAGCGAACAACTAATTAATTTGTATCAAGCGATGGATAAAATGCGCATTTTGTACGGCCCGCAAGCTGTACATCGTGCCGTGGCCCTGTCTAATTCATTACGAACCTTTAATCCTTTTAACGGAGTGTCATCATCGCCCGATAAAAAAGGAAAACTAAACGAGGAAGAATATGAATACAGGTTGTTAATCACACTTCCCGCAAAGGTTAAAAACGAACTACTGAACGAAAAAAAACACTTTGCACAACACTACGGATTTCTACGTGCCGAAAAAAATATTCCACAAATTGAACTCGCCGTTTTGCAACTCGATGAAAGCAAAGAACAAAACCTCATTGAAACCATTGAAGCTGTATGCGTGGCACAACAGCCTTTTGAAGTACAGCTCTGCAACTTTGATGTTGCAACCCCATCAAACATTCATATTCCGGTAAAAGCGGCACGTGGAGGAAGTGATTTCAGCAAGACCTTGCGACTCAAATTGCAACTGCCCCCAAGCCGCGCTACCTTTCATTACCGCTTTAGTCTTTTACTGGCAGGGGAGCTCACCGGCGAAACCTTTAACAAGGCTCAACCCGAATACCAAACCAAGCAATACCAAACCTCTTTTATTGCGCAAAGCATTACGCTGCTCAAACGCAAGAGCGCCTTTGAGCAATGCTTCAGCTTGGGCGAATTTGAATTTTGTAATACCGGCAACCTATCAGGAAATAGCTAA
- a CDS encoding PA0069 family radical SAM protein, with protein sequence MPKNLPDSSYLKGRGAQIHTANRFLKYQVLAEHIEGLDEPLIGDEKTEVYMDYPKTLVNKITSPDVGMMSSANPYQGCEHGCVYCYARNTHNYYGFSAGLDFERKIMVKPTASELLRKHFNHPKYRVECISFSGNTDCYQPLERTYKITRSLLQTCLEYKNPVGIITKNSLLLRDLDILTELAQLNLLRVMISVTSLREELRSSMEPRTATSKKRLQVIETLAQNKVPVGVMVAPIIPGLNSDEIPDIVKAAADCGAATAGYTIVRLNGEIASIFRDWLYKNKPDAADKIWNHIEACHGGKVNDSRPGIRMRGEGKIAESIKQLFSLSVKLHLAGRSMPAQDFTLFKRPPLNGQTELF encoded by the coding sequence ATGCCGAAAAACCTACCCGATAGTTCCTATCTTAAAGGCAGAGGCGCACAAATTCACACGGCTAACCGCTTCTTAAAATACCAGGTACTGGCCGAACACATCGAAGGCCTTGATGAACCACTCATCGGCGACGAAAAAACAGAAGTGTACATGGACTATCCTAAAACCCTGGTAAACAAAATTACCAGTCCCGATGTAGGCATGATGAGCAGCGCAAACCCCTACCAGGGCTGCGAACACGGCTGTGTGTATTGCTATGCGCGAAATACCCACAACTATTATGGCTTTAGCGCAGGCCTCGATTTTGAACGCAAAATTATGGTAAAACCCACTGCTTCCGAATTGTTGCGCAAGCATTTTAATCACCCCAAGTATCGAGTTGAGTGCATTTCCTTTTCAGGAAATACCGATTGCTACCAACCCCTCGAACGAACCTATAAGATAACCCGAAGCCTGCTCCAAACCTGTCTCGAATACAAAAACCCCGTAGGCATTATTACAAAAAATTCGCTGCTGCTACGCGATTTGGATATACTTACCGAGCTCGCGCAACTAAATTTACTGCGCGTAATGATTTCGGTTACCAGCTTACGCGAAGAACTTCGCAGCAGTATGGAACCCCGCACCGCTACCAGCAAAAAGCGATTGCAAGTAATTGAAACCCTCGCCCAAAACAAGGTGCCGGTTGGAGTAATGGTAGCTCCCATCATTCCCGGATTAAACAGCGACGAAATTCCCGATATAGTTAAAGCCGCAGCCGATTGCGGTGCCGCTACCGCCGGCTATACCATTGTACGCTTAAACGGCGAAATAGCAAGCATTTTTCGCGATTGGCTGTATAAAAATAAACCCGATGCTGCCGATAAAATATGGAATCACATTGAGGCCTGCCACGGTGGCAAGGTAAACGATTCACGCCCCGGAATACGTATGCGCGGCGAAGGAAAAATTGCCGAAAGCATCAAGCAACTGTTTAGCCTTTCCGTAAAGCTTCACCTGGCCGGACGATCAATGCCAGCACAGGATTTTACCTTGTTTAAACGACCGCCGCTAAACGGTCAAACCGAATTATTTTAA
- the infB gene encoding translation initiation factor IF-2 — protein MSENGEIRLSKALKEFNVGIDHAIAFLASKGQTIERNPNVKISAQAYALLLNEYASDKKAKDDSKKLDIVKSKKEVVEEKPKAVEAPVVVKKVEVKPVEVAPVVAKAEPEKPTEAEKPKEAAKAKTTKKAVEPTPEPEVVSVKSEEKLEGPKVLGKLDLSTINSKTKPVKKTKAQKEKEEADAAAEKKATKKATKKVEEEEVPEEKPVKKSAKKAADPVETPEVPVVVETPPAPVEEKPAAPEIEHHKTNYEKLEGPTILGKIELPIKDDRKKPVASSSGFDLDKSKKKRKRIRKGGASSTDSFDPNTGPNRPVLPANPRPQFGGNAGGNFKKDNRERPKPFVKAELTPEEIQAQIKETLARLSGAGKSKASKHRRTKREEGSAQRAEEMELQESEKKTIKVTEFVSANELASMMNVPVNNIISTCMSLGMFVSINQRLNAETISIVAEEFGYTVDFVSADVQVAIEEDIDRPEDLVYRSPIVTVMGHVDHGKTSLLDYIRKANVIAGEAGGITQHIGAYSVQLDNGKRIAFLDTPGHEAFTAMRARGAQVTDIVIIVVAADDNVMPQTKEAINHAQAAGVPIIIAINKIDKPGANPDKIREELSQMNILVEEWGGKYQCQEISAKKGTNIDLLLEKVLLEAELLDLKANPTKNGTGAVIESSLDKGRGYITTVLVQSGKIKIGDVVLAGCYSGRVKALFNERGSNIKEAGPSMPALLLGLTGAPTAGDKFKVMDDEREAREIATKRLQLQREQGYRTQKHITLDEIGRRLAIGDFKELNVIVKGDVDGSIEALTDSLLKLSTDKIQVNVIHKSVGQVTESDVLLASASNAIIVGFQVRPSGNARKLAEQEQIDIRLYSIIYDAINEIKSAMQGMLAPEFEEKVVCNIEIREVFNITKVGTIAGCMVLDGKVTRNTKVRVIRDGIVIHTGELGSLKRFKDDVKEVTTGYECGLNINNFNDIQPGDIIEGYEMVELKVKL, from the coding sequence ATGTCGGAAAACGGAGAAATAAGATTATCCAAAGCACTGAAGGAATTTAACGTCGGTATCGATCATGCCATAGCATTTTTAGCTAGTAAAGGCCAAACAATTGAAAGAAATCCGAATGTGAAAATTTCTGCACAGGCCTATGCTTTGTTGCTAAATGAATATGCTTCGGATAAAAAGGCAAAAGACGATTCCAAAAAATTGGACATTGTTAAGTCTAAAAAAGAAGTTGTTGAAGAAAAACCAAAAGCTGTTGAAGCTCCGGTGGTGGTGAAAAAAGTTGAGGTAAAACCGGTTGAAGTTGCACCTGTTGTTGCGAAAGCAGAACCGGAAAAACCGACGGAAGCTGAAAAACCAAAAGAAGCAGCAAAAGCTAAAACTACCAAGAAAGCTGTAGAGCCTACTCCTGAGCCTGAAGTGGTAAGTGTAAAATCCGAAGAGAAATTGGAAGGACCTAAGGTTTTAGGGAAACTCGATTTATCGACGATCAACAGCAAAACCAAACCGGTAAAGAAAACAAAAGCTCAAAAGGAAAAAGAAGAAGCCGACGCTGCAGCAGAGAAAAAGGCTACTAAAAAGGCAACGAAAAAAGTTGAAGAGGAAGAAGTTCCGGAAGAAAAACCGGTGAAAAAATCCGCTAAGAAAGCTGCCGATCCTGTTGAAACTCCTGAAGTTCCTGTAGTTGTTGAGACTCCACCTGCTCCGGTTGAAGAAAAACCGGCAGCTCCCGAAATTGAACACCATAAAACCAATTACGAAAAACTGGAAGGTCCTACCATTCTTGGAAAAATAGAACTTCCAATTAAGGACGATCGCAAAAAACCCGTTGCTTCCTCTTCAGGATTTGATTTGGATAAATCGAAAAAGAAAAGAAAGCGTATTCGCAAAGGTGGCGCCTCTTCAACCGATAGTTTTGATCCGAATACCGGACCGAATCGACCTGTATTACCTGCGAATCCACGACCACAATTTGGTGGAAATGCCGGAGGTAATTTTAAGAAAGATAACCGCGAACGACCAAAACCATTTGTAAAAGCTGAGTTAACTCCAGAAGAAATACAAGCACAAATTAAGGAAACATTAGCGCGATTAAGTGGGGCGGGTAAATCAAAAGCATCGAAACACCGTCGTACCAAACGAGAAGAAGGAAGCGCCCAGCGTGCTGAAGAAATGGAATTGCAAGAATCGGAAAAGAAAACCATTAAGGTTACCGAATTTGTATCGGCAAATGAGCTTGCTTCCATGATGAATGTTCCGGTAAATAACATCATTTCAACCTGTATGAGTCTTGGAATGTTTGTTTCGATTAATCAACGCTTAAATGCCGAAACCATTAGCATTGTTGCTGAAGAGTTTGGTTATACAGTTGATTTTGTTAGTGCTGATGTACAGGTTGCTATTGAAGAAGATATTGATAGACCGGAAGATTTAGTGTACCGTTCGCCTATTGTTACAGTAATGGGACACGTAGATCACGGTAAAACATCTTTATTGGATTATATTCGTAAAGCCAATGTTATTGCTGGGGAAGCGGGAGGAATTACACAACACATTGGTGCCTATAGTGTGCAATTAGACAATGGTAAACGCATTGCCTTTTTAGATACACCGGGTCACGAAGCATTTACCGCTATGCGTGCACGTGGTGCTCAAGTTACCGATATTGTTATTATTGTGGTAGCTGCCGATGACAATGTAATGCCTCAAACAAAAGAGGCTATTAATCACGCTCAGGCTGCAGGTGTACCTATAATTATAGCCATTAATAAAATTGATAAGCCAGGTGCTAATCCAGATAAAATTCGTGAAGAATTATCGCAAATGAATATTTTGGTGGAAGAGTGGGGAGGTAAATATCAGTGTCAGGAAATTAGTGCAAAAAAGGGAACAAACATCGATTTGTTACTCGAAAAAGTGTTGCTCGAAGCCGAATTGCTCGATTTAAAAGCAAACCCAACTAAAAATGGAACCGGTGCAGTAATTGAATCTTCACTCGATAAAGGTCGCGGATACATTACTACTGTTTTGGTACAATCCGGTAAAATTAAAATTGGAGATGTTGTATTAGCGGGTTGCTACAGCGGTAGAGTAAAAGCTTTATTTAACGAACGTGGTAGCAACATCAAAGAAGCTGGCCCTTCTATGCCGGCATTATTATTAGGATTAACCGGTGCTCCAACGGCGGGTGATAAGTTTAAAGTAATGGACGACGAGCGCGAAGCACGAGAAATAGCCACCAAACGTTTGCAATTGCAACGTGAGCAAGGTTACCGTACGCAAAAGCACATTACGCTTGACGAAATTGGACGACGATTGGCCATTGGTGATTTTAAAGAACTAAACGTGATTGTAAAAGGAGACGTGGATGGTTCTATTGAAGCCTTAACCGATTCGTTGTTGAAATTGTCTACCGATAAAATTCAAGTAAATGTAATTCACAAATCCGTAGGTCAGGTAACTGAATCAGACGTATTATTGGCTTCTGCTTCTAATGCTATTATTGTTGGTTTCCAGGTACGTCCGTCCGGAAATGCACGTAAACTTGCCGAGCAAGAGCAAATTGACATACGCTTGTATTCAATTATTTACGATGCAATTAACGAGATTAAATCGGCCATGCAGGGAATGTTGGCACCTGAGTTTGAAGAAAAGGTGGTATGCAATATCGAAATTCGTGAAGTATTCAACATTACCAAAGTGGGAACCATTGCGGGTTGTATGGTACTCGACGGAAAAGTTACACGCAATACCAAAGTGCGGGTTATTCGAGATGGTATAGTAATTCATACCGGCGAATTAGGCTCATTAAAGCGCTTCAAAGACGATGTAAAAGAAGTTACAACAGGCTATGAGTGCGGTTTGAACATCAATAATTTTAACGACATACAACCGGGCGATATTATTGAGGGCTACGAAATGGTTGAGTTGAAAGTGAAGTTATAG
- the nusA gene encoding transcription termination/antitermination protein NusA → MESINLIESFSEFKEFKNIDRPTMMSILEDVFRSALSKKYGSDENFDIIINIDKGDLEIWQNREIVDDEFAEDSFDFDENKHISLTDAQKIDADFEIGEDITQPVRLEDFGRRAVLAVRQNLASRIMDLEKDGIFKKYQERVGDIITGEVYQIWKREILILDDEGNELILPKVEQIPSDFYKKGDTVRAVVSKVEMKNNSPVIVLSRVSPVFLERLFEMEVPEVFDGLITIKKIVREPGERAKVAVESYDDRIDPVGACVGMKGSRIHGIVRELKNENIDVINFTTNTSLFITRALSPAKITSVKIDEESKRAEVFLKPDQVSLAIGKGGHNIKLAGKLTGYEIDVYRDSDVDTDDVDLEEFADEIDAWVLDALKAVGCDTAKSVLELTTDDLVKRTDLEEETIKEVKEILQAEFE, encoded by the coding sequence ATGGAAAGTATAAATTTAATTGAGTCGTTTTCAGAGTTTAAAGAATTTAAAAACATCGATAGACCAACTATGATGAGCATTTTGGAAGATGTGTTTCGTAGTGCATTGTCAAAAAAATATGGCTCCGACGAAAATTTCGATATCATCATAAACATTGATAAGGGTGACCTCGAAATTTGGCAAAACCGTGAAATTGTTGACGATGAGTTTGCCGAAGATAGTTTCGATTTTGATGAAAATAAACACATCAGTTTAACCGATGCACAAAAAATAGATGCTGATTTTGAAATTGGTGAAGACATTACTCAACCTGTTCGATTAGAAGATTTTGGAAGAAGAGCTGTACTTGCAGTTCGTCAAAATCTTGCTTCTCGTATCATGGATTTAGAAAAAGACGGAATATTTAAAAAATACCAAGAACGTGTTGGAGATATTATTACCGGCGAAGTTTACCAAATTTGGAAACGTGAAATTTTAATTCTTGATGATGAAGGAAATGAATTAATTCTACCTAAAGTAGAACAAATACCTTCTGACTTCTACAAAAAGGGAGATACTGTTCGTGCCGTTGTATCGAAGGTAGAAATGAAAAATAACTCTCCGGTAATTGTGCTTTCACGTGTTTCTCCGGTGTTCCTCGAACGCTTATTTGAAATGGAAGTTCCTGAAGTATTCGACGGATTAATTACCATTAAGAAGATTGTACGCGAACCGGGCGAAAGAGCAAAAGTGGCTGTTGAATCGTACGACGATCGTATTGATCCGGTTGGTGCATGTGTAGGTATGAAAGGTTCACGTATTCATGGTATAGTGCGTGAGTTGAAAAATGAAAATATTGATGTAATTAATTTTACCACGAATACAAGTTTGTTTATTACTCGTGCTCTTAGCCCGGCTAAAATAACTTCAGTAAAAATTGATGAAGAAAGCAAACGTGCTGAAGTGTTTTTAAAACCCGATCAGGTAAGCTTGGCTATTGGAAAAGGGGGTCACAATATTAAATTAGCGGGTAAACTTACCGGCTACGAAATAGATGTGTACCGCGATAGTGATGTGGATACCGATGACGTGGATTTGGAAGAATTTGCAGATGAAATTGATGCATGGGTACTCGATGCATTAAAAGCTGTAGGATGCGACACTGCAAAGAGTGTACTTGAATTAACTACTGACGATTTGGTTAAACGTACCGATTTAGAAGAAGAAACAATCAAAGAAGTAAAAGAAATTTTACAAGCTGAATTCGAATAA
- the rimP gene encoding ribosome assembly cofactor RimP, translated as MQNYLKEGTDSPLFYLKKMISESTIHTLVNEKIEGTDLFLVDLSVKPGNKIMVLIDAVRGLSIDDCVKISRHIEFSLDRESEDFDLQVSSPGADAPFKVRDQYKKYEGKNVEVITTENKIINGRIIASDETKFELEMKLASKGNKKIATTEIVQFNYNQIKQTKATISFK; from the coding sequence ATGCAGAATTATTTGAAAGAGGGGACAGATAGTCCCCTCTTTTATTTGAAAAAAATGATTAGCGAAAGTACAATACACACATTAGTAAACGAAAAAATTGAGGGAACCGATTTGTTTCTGGTCGACCTGAGCGTGAAACCCGGAAATAAAATAATGGTGCTCATTGATGCAGTGCGTGGACTTTCAATTGACGATTGTGTAAAAATTAGCAGACACATTGAGTTTAGCCTCGACAGAGAAAGTGAAGATTTTGACTTACAGGTTTCCTCTCCCGGTGCTGATGCTCCCTTTAAAGTGCGCGATCAGTATAAAAAGTATGAGGGAAAAAATGTGGAAGTAATTACGACCGAAAATAAAATTATAAACGGGCGAATCATTGCCTCCGATGAAACTAAGTTTGAACTCGAAATGAAGTTAGCTTCAAAAGGCAATAAAAAAATAGCAACAACAGAAATAGTACAATTTAACTACAATCAAATAAAGCAAACTAAAGCAACAATTTCGTTTAAATAA